The following nucleotide sequence is from Caldicellulosiruptor saccharolyticus DSM 8903.
ATTCAAGTACTTGCCCGAATGCAACTTATAGAGCGTTCGGGGTTTTTTGTTTTTGTATTAATTTTAATTCAAATTTAAAAATCTGCTATTGACAATATAATGTTATACTTTTAAAATAAAATATGTCAGATTGGCCTTCATCTCTTGAGATTAACTTCCCCAGACAGAAGTTAATAGTGTATAAATGCAAGAAAAAATTCTAATATTGTTAGAAGGAGGGAAAAGAGTGCCTAATTCGGTTGATGAGTTTTTAAAAGGAAAGTCGATCATTGAACTTCGAGAGATTGCTAAAAGTCTTGGTATTCAAAAATATTCTTTGCTCAAAAAGAATCAGCTTATAGAAGCAATTAAAGAGTTTATTGGTACAACACCACAAGATGCACAAATATTAGAAGGTATAGAGAAAAAAGAAAAAGGCAGAAGAGGAAGAAAGAAAAAAAGTGAAATGCTTCAGCAACAGGAAACTGTAGCGCTTGATGCTCAAAATAAACAGTTAATTGAAGAAATAGAAAGTAAAGAAGAATCTAACAAAGTCGAAGCAGTGCCGTCTGAAATAGAAACACAGGTGCAAGAACAAGGGCAAGAGGGAGAAAGGAAGGCACCCAAAGAGGAACAAGAACCTAAAGAAGTTGCTGAGGCAGAGGAAAAAAGAGAAGAGGAAAAGAAAATCATAGAGCTGAAGGAAAAAAAAGAAGAAAAAAAAGAGGATAAAATGGTTATTGAAATTCCACCAGAATTAAAAGAACTTGAAGGTAAAGTTGAGATAGGTGGCATAGGTGAAGGAGTTTTGGAGATTATATATGAGCCAGGTGGCGGTGGTGGCTACGGTTTTCTAAGAGACGACTCATTTATGCCAGGACCAAACGATATCTATGTCTCACCATCTCAAATCAGAAAATTCAATCTCAAAACAGGTGACAAGATAAGAGGTCCAATTAGACTACCCAAGGAAAATGAAAAATTTGCAGGGCTTTTGTACGTCCAAAGCGTCAATGACATGAAACCTGAAGAGGTTGCAAAACGCACACCTTTTGAAGACTTGACTCCAATTTTCCCAAATAGAAGAATTGTTTTGGAAAACAAAAAAGAGCCGAACGATTTGGCAGTAAGACTAATTGACTTGATTGCTCCAATTGGAAGAGGCCAGAGAGGTCTTATTGTAGCTCCACCAAAAGCTGGTAAAACAACACTTTTAAAGAAAATAGCAAATAGTATTTTGACAAACTATGATGATTTGCATTTAATTGTTCTTCTGATTGACGAAAGACCTGAAGAGGTCACAGACATGCAAGATTCCATAAAAGCAGAAATCCATTATTCTACATTTGATGAGACGCCTGAACACCATATCAAGGTTGCTGAGATGGTACTGGAGAGGGCTATGCGACTTGTTGAATGCAAGAGGGATGTTGTTATACTTCTTGATAGCCTCACAAGGCTTGCACGTGCATATAACTTGGTTGAACCACCTTCTGGAAGAACACTTTCTGGAGGTCTTGACCCTAACGCTCTTCACAAACCAAAGAAGTTCTTTGGTGCTGCACGAAACCTCAAAGAAGGTGGGAGCCTTACAATTCTCGCAACAGCCCTAATTGAGACAGGCTCAAGAATGGACGATGTAATTTATGAAGAGTTCAAAGGGACAGGCAATATGGAGCTTCACCTTGATAGAAAACTTTCTGAGAAGAGAATATTCCCAGCAATTGATATTAACAAGTCTGGAACACGAAGGGAAGAGCTTTTACTGTCTGAAGAAGAAAAGGCTGCAGTTGATGCTATTCGAAGAGCACTTTCTAACCTTGGTACTGCTGAGACAACAGAGAGGATTATCAATAGTTTAGCAAGAACGAAGTCAAATGAGGAGTTTATAAAGACAATATTAAAGAATTTACCATAAAATTTGAGTTAACAAGTAATGAATAATAAAAAATTTTAAAAATTTCTGAGATTTGAAACAAACTAATTGAGATTTGAAGCAAAGTAGCTGCTTTTTTATTACAAAAAGCAGCTACTTTTTTTATTCTGACAGTTTTTCTGGATTTAACAAAAAAGGCCTTTTGAAATAAACTGATTTTTATGAGGTGAAAAAAATGAAAGTATGCATTGACCCTGGCCATGGTGGCAGGGACCCTGGCGCAATTGGGAAAAATGGAACAAAAGAAAAGGATATTACTCTTGCTATTGCAAAGAAGCTAAAATACATCTTGGAAGATGGTGTAAAAGCACAGGTTATACTCACAAGAGACTCTGATAAACTTCCTTGGGGACAAAGAAGTGTTCAAGAAGACCTTAAAGCACGATGCAAGATTGCAAACGAAAACATGGTAGATATCTTCATCAGTATTCATTGTAACAGCAGTACGAGAGATTCTGCAGAAGGAGCTGAAACATATTATTACAAATATAGCAAAAAAGGATTTTTGTTGGCTTTTGAGGTGCAAAAAAGCATTACTCAAATGTTAAAGCTTGTGAATCGTGGAATAAAATTTGCAAACTTTTATGTGCTAAGGGAAACAAAAA
It contains:
- the rho gene encoding transcription termination factor Rho; the protein is MPNSVDEFLKGKSIIELREIAKSLGIQKYSLLKKNQLIEAIKEFIGTTPQDAQILEGIEKKEKGRRGRKKKSEMLQQQETVALDAQNKQLIEEIESKEESNKVEAVPSEIETQVQEQGQEGERKAPKEEQEPKEVAEAEEKREEEKKIIELKEKKEEKKEDKMVIEIPPELKELEGKVEIGGIGEGVLEIIYEPGGGGGYGFLRDDSFMPGPNDIYVSPSQIRKFNLKTGDKIRGPIRLPKENEKFAGLLYVQSVNDMKPEEVAKRTPFEDLTPIFPNRRIVLENKKEPNDLAVRLIDLIAPIGRGQRGLIVAPPKAGKTTLLKKIANSILTNYDDLHLIVLLIDERPEEVTDMQDSIKAEIHYSTFDETPEHHIKVAEMVLERAMRLVECKRDVVILLDSLTRLARAYNLVEPPSGRTLSGGLDPNALHKPKKFFGAARNLKEGGSLTILATALIETGSRMDDVIYEEFKGTGNMELHLDRKLSEKRIFPAIDINKSGTRREELLLSEEEKAAVDAIRRALSNLGTAETTERIINSLARTKSNEEFIKTILKNLP
- a CDS encoding N-acetylmuramoyl-L-alanine amidase family protein, translating into MKVCIDPGHGGRDPGAIGKNGTKEKDITLAIAKKLKYILEDGVKAQVILTRDSDKLPWGQRSVQEDLKARCKIANENMVDIFISIHCNSSTRDSAEGAETYYYKYSKKGFLLAFEVQKSITQMLKLVNRGIKFANFYVLRETKMPAILVECGFLSSPKEEAMLRNDDFQIKMAMAIANGVAGYQKNIDKP